A genomic window from Alphaproteobacteria bacterium includes:
- a CDS encoding 30S ribosomal protein S9: MAQGLESLSNLKAKTAPAVAATAAAPVREKKLDKQGRAYATGKRKNAIARVWIKPGKGKITVNGRDHVTYFARPVLRLLINQPLQTTKREGQFDIDCTITGGGLSGQAGALRHGLSKALTFFEPELRGLLKSGGFLTRDPRVVERKKYGRAKARRRFQFSKR, from the coding sequence ATGGCACAAGGTTTGGAAAGCCTCTCTAATTTAAAAGCGAAAACGGCTCCGGCTGTTGCTGCGACCGCTGCTGCGCCAGTGCGCGAGAAAAAATTGGATAAACAAGGCCGCGCCTATGCGACCGGCAAGCGTAAAAACGCTATTGCCCGTGTATGGATTAAGCCAGGCAAAGGCAAAATCACCGTCAATGGCCGCGACCATGTGACTTATTTTGCCCGTCCGGTGTTGCGTCTGTTGATCAATCAGCCATTGCAAACCACCAAACGCGAAGGTCAATTCGATATCGATTGCACCATCACTGGCGGCGGTTTGTCCGGCCAAGCCGGCGCGTTGCGTCACGGTTTGTCCAAGGCGTTGACTTTTTTCGAACCGGAATTGCGCGGCTTGTTAAAGTCGGGTGGATTCCTGACCCGCGATCCTCGCGTGGTAGAACGTAAAAAATACGGCCGTGCCAAGGCACGTCGTCGTTTCCAATTCTCGAAACGTTAG
- a CDS encoding gamma carbonic anhydrase family protein, whose translation MSAVIRSYKKITPKIGKNVFIAETAAIIGDVEIGDQSSVWYGCTLRGDVNHIRIGSSTNIQDGVVIHCASKENGDIPTIVGDDCTIGHQALLHACTIGNRVLIGMQACIMDGASVGDEAIVAAGALVTPGKKVLTGQLWAGRPAKYVRELTADERKHLSWSAQHYVRLAKDYL comes from the coding sequence ATGTCCGCTGTAATTAGATCATATAAAAAAATCACTCCGAAAATCGGCAAGAATGTTTTTATCGCCGAAACCGCGGCGATTATTGGCGATGTTGAAATAGGCGATCAAAGCAGCGTTTGGTATGGCTGCACTTTGCGCGGCGATGTGAATCATATTCGCATTGGCTCAAGTACCAACATTCAAGACGGTGTGGTGATTCATTGTGCCAGCAAAGAAAACGGCGATATCCCAACCATCGTCGGGGATGATTGTACCATTGGGCATCAGGCGTTACTGCATGCATGCACCATTGGCAATCGCGTGTTGATCGGCATGCAAGCCTGTATCATGGATGGCGCGAGCGTGGGCGACGAAGCGATTGTCGCGGCTGGCGCATTGGTAACTCCAGGCAAAAAAGTTTTAACCGGTCAATTGTGGGCGGGCCGTCCCGCAAAGTATGTGCGCGAATTGACGGCGGATGAGCGCAAACATTTATCCTGGTCGGCGCAGCATTATGTAAGGCTGGCAAAAGATTATTTATAA
- a CDS encoding nucleosidase produces the protein MAWDAKNILIVFALESEARGLFSHFPVCYTGVGKINATYGLMRALNDWRRKMGANPELILNLGSAGSPVFKAGSIINCTSFIERDMDVTPLGFAPFQAPFDETPSPLVYGNRYADYPEAVCGTGDHFVDDAGTHPWQVMDMEAFALAKFCHRENIPFGCLKFISDGADGQAAEVWEQALDQGAKLLRQAFDNLN, from the coding sequence ATGGCGTGGGACGCAAAAAACATTTTAATCGTTTTTGCGCTGGAATCCGAGGCGCGCGGATTATTTTCACATTTTCCCGTTTGTTATACTGGCGTTGGTAAAATCAATGCGACTTATGGATTGATGCGCGCGCTGAACGATTGGCGCAGGAAAATGGGTGCAAATCCCGAATTGATTTTGAATCTTGGCAGTGCGGGCAGCCCGGTATTCAAGGCCGGAAGCATTATCAATTGTACATCGTTTATCGAGCGCGATATGGATGTAACGCCGCTTGGGTTCGCGCCGTTCCAAGCGCCATTCGATGAAACGCCATCGCCGTTGGTTTATGGCAATCGTTACGCCGATTACCCCGAAGCCGTTTGCGGCACTGGCGATCATTTTGTCGACGATGCTGGCACGCACCCATGGCAAGTGATGGATATGGAAGCATTTGCATTGGCCAAATTCTGCCACCGGGAGAATATTCCATTCGGCTGTTTGAAATTCATCAGCGACGGCGCCGATGGCCAAGCCGCAGAAGTGTGGGAGCAGGCGCTGGATCAGGGCGCGAAATTGTTGCGCCAGGCATTCGACAACTTAAATTAA
- the phaC gene encoding class I poly(R)-hydroxyalkanoic acid synthase gives MTSIAEQSQKLVGDFVKQHSKGGGEAMNGMGMGDPANVGKAFFEMTRRMLTDPTKLWKAQMDWWQDYITLVNNTSRRWLAGTPSAPVIETPAGDRRFKDEAWQQNAIFDFIKQSYLLTARTIQNSIKEIDGLDEQTARKVDFYTRQFVDAMAPSNFVMTNPEVLKATIDSKGENLVRGLKNMLEDLERGKGNLRIRMTDEKAFQVGRDIGVTPGKVILQTDLMQLIQYSPSTEKVHKTPLLIIPPWINKFYILDLRAKNSYVKWLVDQGHTVFMISWVNPGKELADKGFDAYMEEGPLAALDAMEKVTGEKEFNVVGYCLGGTLLASLLAYMKAQKDERVKSATYLVTLVDFTEAGELSVFIDEEQLAALEKRMNKRGFLEGYEMATTFNMLRANDLIWSFVINNYLLGKEPFPFDLLYWNSDSTRMPAAMHSFYLRNMYQKNLLIQPGGVSLKGTKLDLRKIDTPTYLVGTKEDHICPWKSVYSATQIYKGDVEFVLSGSGHIAGVVNHPDANKYQYWTSSRLEKSADDWFDGAKEHPGSWWPHWQQWIKEYAGNKIDADKRIPGKGKLKAIEDAPGTYVKFKVV, from the coding sequence ATGACCAGCATTGCCGAACAGTCGCAAAAACTGGTCGGTGATTTTGTCAAACAACATTCCAAAGGTGGCGGCGAAGCGATGAACGGCATGGGCATGGGCGATCCCGCCAATGTGGGCAAAGCATTTTTTGAAATGACCCGCCGCATGTTGACCGATCCAACCAAATTATGGAAAGCGCAAATGGATTGGTGGCAGGATTATATCACCTTGGTGAATAACACCTCCCGCCGCTGGCTGGCCGGAACGCCATCGGCACCAGTTATTGAAACGCCGGCCGGAGACCGCCGGTTCAAAGACGAAGCCTGGCAACAAAACGCCATTTTCGATTTTATCAAACAATCTTATTTATTGACCGCGCGCACCATTCAAAATTCGATCAAGGAAATCGATGGTTTGGACGAACAAACCGCGCGCAAAGTGGATTTTTACACCCGCCAGTTCGTAGATGCGATGGCGCCATCCAATTTCGTGATGACCAATCCCGAAGTATTGAAAGCCACCATCGATTCCAAGGGCGAGAATCTGGTTCGCGGACTTAAAAATATGCTGGAGGATTTGGAACGCGGCAAAGGCAATTTGCGCATCCGCATGACCGATGAAAAAGCATTCCAAGTCGGCCGCGATATCGGCGTGACACCGGGCAAAGTTATTTTGCAAACCGATTTGATGCAATTGATTCAATATTCGCCATCGACGGAAAAAGTGCACAAAACCCCATTGCTGATCATTCCGCCATGGATCAACAAATTTTATATTTTGGATCTGCGCGCGAAAAATTCGTATGTCAAATGGCTGGTCGATCAGGGCCATACCGTGTTCATGATTTCCTGGGTCAATCCGGGCAAAGAACTCGCCGATAAAGGCTTTGACGCGTATATGGAAGAAGGTCCGTTGGCGGCATTGGATGCGATGGAAAAAGTCACCGGCGAGAAAGAATTCAACGTCGTTGGATATTGCCTTGGCGGTACATTGCTAGCCTCCCTGCTCGCCTATATGAAGGCGCAAAAGGATGAACGCGTAAAATCCGCGACTTATTTGGTCACGCTGGTTGACTTCACCGAAGCGGGCGAATTATCCGTCTTTATCGACGAAGAACAATTAGCGGCGCTGGAAAAACGCATGAACAAGCGCGGCTTTTTGGAAGGCTATGAAATGGCCACCACGTTCAACATGCTGCGCGCCAACGATTTGATCTGGTCGTTCGTGATCAATAATTACTTGCTGGGCAAAGAACCGTTCCCATTCGATTTGTTGTATTGGAATTCGGATTCTACCCGCATGCCGGCCGCGATGCACAGTTTCTATCTTCGCAATATGTATCAGAAAAACCTGCTGATCCAACCGGGTGGCGTCAGTTTGAAAGGCACCAAGTTGGATTTGCGTAAAATCGACACGCCGACTTATTTGGTAGGCACCAAAGAAGATCATATTTGCCCGTGGAAATCGGTTTACTCCGCCACGCAAATTTACAAAGGCGACGTGGAATTCGTTCTGTCGGGTTCAGGCCATATTGCCGGCGTCGTCAACCATCCGGATGCCAATAAATACCAGTATTGGACCAGTTCGCGTCTTGAAAAAAGCGCCGACGATTGGTTCGATGGCGCCAAGGAACATCCCGGTTCCTGGTGGCCGCATTGGCAGCAATGGATCAAAGAATATGCCGGCAACAAAATCGACGCCGACAAACGCATCCCTGGCAAAGGCAAATTAAAAGCCATCGAAGACGCGCCAGGAACGTATGTGAAGTTTAAGGTGGTTTAA
- a CDS encoding OmpA family protein, whose amino-acid sequence MPLGKIVNSIKAIESKGLAMSRTLWRISVCMLLAAVFLHLQTNSALAFGDSGVSYQIKPQNAASQQNSPAVNNIAANKPMSAPPSANAPAWYNKAQNFFRNEGEPVPVSAATPLPPVKTAAPAAISEPAKAAIPGFAPPKFSEYAPPAQNTPNWNPITPPAQKPQAAAPNNAFSSMPLTPPSDYNANAQNNNAGPSLSASTAPALNPASQQDYFNQSQKRAAGAPVEQPLRAPAQTAPMNSYPNLSSVPMQPLQDQSSGEWARKLQADHAAAQQAMQQDWAQPSNDYIQEFPMVPQQALAPSPAEMPAATPNWSQTAVPVPQKMATPVTQQNVDSYRAAQPVRSESPQASNAPTVHNADTQNWPKTPLYVMENNSGFDNNTPLVPPTTPYSQNSYQGANDLAWNEVPPATTPVAPSASMQQQATSQQPSIISYGNVYITTGDSYQRNAQPDAPVTAQQNWTAPAAAPASNAAAMTPATPYLNPRDLSLMMTAEGTPAPAMAQPSWVGDSYYNSANNLQGMPLQPPSNAFAQQPIAASPFAGYQPSVTNMAEMAPMNMPAPFVPPVQQGNYYSWSDMTGQGGLVPPAEITGATPWSYNGGAMQAYTDRMMQSAPYTSGTGAPYYPYGYSGFGNWQGARSPYRTQVASNTASIPSGTGQYPTPIGAFDTNKPVATIYFHGDNSNLGAEENKVLKQLTDWFQGKGGGLKVVGHSSARTADMDPDKQKQRNYKLSLDRADNVAKRLQKLGVPKDRVIVSAHGDTEKAYSESMPSGEAWNRRVEIYWDMF is encoded by the coding sequence ATGCCCCTTGGGAAAATAGTCAATTCAATAAAGGCAATAGAATCAAAGGGTTTAGCGATGTCTCGGACACTATGGCGTATCTCGGTTTGTATGTTGTTAGCGGCAGTTTTTTTGCACCTGCAAACTAACTCGGCTTTGGCTTTTGGCGATAGCGGCGTTTCCTATCAAATCAAGCCGCAAAATGCTGCATCGCAGCAAAACTCCCCAGCTGTAAATAACATCGCAGCAAATAAGCCGATGTCCGCACCACCGTCCGCCAATGCGCCAGCTTGGTATAACAAGGCGCAGAATTTCTTTCGTAACGAAGGCGAACCAGTTCCAGTAAGCGCCGCGACACCGCTGCCTCCGGTAAAGACAGCCGCACCGGCCGCAATATCGGAACCGGCAAAGGCTGCAATCCCTGGATTCGCGCCGCCAAAATTTTCGGAATATGCTCCACCAGCTCAGAATACCCCTAATTGGAATCCGATCACACCGCCTGCACAAAAACCGCAAGCGGCTGCGCCAAACAATGCATTTTCTTCGATGCCTTTAACGCCGCCATCGGATTACAATGCGAATGCCCAGAATAATAACGCAGGTCCGTCTTTATCCGCATCGACCGCCCCGGCATTGAATCCAGCCAGCCAGCAGGATTATTTCAACCAATCGCAAAAACGCGCGGCTGGCGCTCCTGTCGAACAACCTTTGCGCGCGCCAGCGCAAACCGCGCCGATGAATTCCTATCCAAATTTGTCGTCCGTGCCGATGCAGCCATTGCAGGATCAATCCAGCGGCGAATGGGCGCGTAAATTGCAAGCCGATCACGCGGCCGCGCAACAAGCCATGCAACAAGACTGGGCACAGCCGTCGAACGATTACATCCAAGAATTCCCAATGGTTCCACAACAAGCCCTAGCGCCATCGCCAGCCGAAATGCCGGCGGCAACGCCAAATTGGTCGCAAACGGCTGTTCCGGTTCCACAAAAAATGGCAACGCCAGTGACCCAGCAAAATGTTGATTCCTACCGTGCCGCGCAACCAGTGCGTTCGGAATCGCCGCAGGCATCCAACGCGCCAACGGTCCATAATGCCGATACGCAAAACTGGCCAAAAACGCCATTATACGTGATGGAAAATAACAGCGGTTTTGATAATAACACGCCGCTGGTTCCACCAACGACGCCATACAGCCAGAATTCTTATCAAGGCGCGAATGATCTGGCTTGGAACGAAGTGCCGCCAGCGACAACACCAGTTGCGCCATCGGCTTCGATGCAGCAACAGGCAACATCGCAACAACCGTCGATTATTTCCTATGGCAATGTGTACATCACCACAGGCGATTCCTATCAACGCAATGCGCAGCCGGATGCACCGGTAACGGCACAACAAAACTGGACAGCGCCAGCGGCAGCGCCGGCATCGAATGCCGCCGCGATGACTCCCGCGACTCCATATTTGAATCCACGCGATCTAAGTCTGATGATGACGGCCGAAGGCACTCCGGCACCGGCCATGGCGCAACCATCTTGGGTTGGCGACAGCTATTATAACTCTGCCAATAATCTGCAGGGCATGCCGTTGCAACCTCCATCCAATGCGTTTGCTCAACAACCGATTGCCGCATCGCCATTTGCAGGATATCAGCCATCTGTAACCAATATGGCGGAAATGGCGCCTATGAATATGCCGGCTCCGTTTGTTCCTCCCGTACAGCAAGGCAATTATTATTCCTGGTCTGACATGACCGGCCAAGGCGGTTTGGTTCCACCGGCTGAAATTACCGGCGCGACCCCATGGAGCTATAATGGCGGCGCGATGCAAGCATATACCGATCGCATGATGCAATCGGCTCCATACACATCTGGCACTGGCGCTCCATATTATCCGTATGGCTATTCCGGTTTTGGTAACTGGCAGGGTGCAAGATCGCCGTATCGCACGCAAGTTGCGTCGAATACCGCCAGCATTCCTTCCGGTACCGGCCAATATCCAACCCCAATCGGTGCGTTTGATACCAATAAACCGGTTGCAACGATTTATTTCCACGGCGACAACTCCAATTTAGGCGCTGAGGAAAATAAGGTTCTGAAGCAATTGACCGATTGGTTCCAAGGCAAAGGCGGCGGTTTGAAAGTCGTGGGCCATTCCAGCGCCCGCACCGCGGACATGGATCCGGACAAACAAAAACAACGCAATTATAAATTATCGTTAGACCGCGCCGATAATGTTGCCAAACGTTTGCAAAAATTAGGCGTTCCAAAAGACCGCGTGATTGTCAGCGCGCATGGCGATACCGAAAAAGCCTATTCCGAATCGATGCCATCGGGCGAGGCTTGGAATCGCCGCGTAGAGATCTATTGGGATATGTTCTAA
- a CDS encoding efflux RND transporter periplasmic adaptor subunit, which produces MRKYILPVLAIIGVVFAANFVAKQRKDVPKPPAEMSEPAPAPFDQTISGTGIIEASSENIEIASPIGAIVKYVKVQVGQMVKTGDILFTLDDREATANVDIKRAALDVAEAERLDAQQKFDRWKKLSDMQSVSKEEFKSRQYAAQLASANVKRAQAELAAAQTDLEIRSIRAPIDGEVLKVDVRPGEFAPAQVANNPLIILGSTDLLYIRVDIDENDAWRVKPNTKAHASLRGNKQIQTDLKFVRIEPYVVPKKSLTGQSTERVDTRVLQILYSFPKGAMQAYVGQLVDVHIDAGK; this is translated from the coding sequence ATGCGTAAATATATACTTCCCGTATTAGCCATTATTGGTGTCGTATTCGCCGCCAATTTCGTCGCCAAGCAACGCAAGGATGTCCCCAAACCCCCGGCGGAAATGTCGGAACCCGCACCGGCGCCATTCGATCAAACGATATCCGGAACCGGCATTATCGAGGCCAGCAGCGAGAATATTGAAATCGCATCGCCCATCGGCGCAATTGTAAAATATGTCAAAGTTCAAGTCGGGCAAATGGTAAAGACAGGCGATATATTATTCACTTTGGACGATCGCGAGGCGACAGCGAATGTCGATATCAAACGCGCGGCGTTGGATGTGGCCGAAGCCGAACGCCTGGACGCGCAACAAAAATTCGACCGCTGGAAGAAATTAAGCGATATGCAATCGGTCAGCAAGGAAGAATTTAAATCGCGGCAATATGCGGCCCAATTGGCCAGCGCCAATGTCAAACGGGCGCAAGCGGAACTGGCCGCCGCGCAAACAGATTTGGAAATTCGCAGTATTCGCGCCCCAATTGATGGCGAAGTATTAAAGGTCGACGTTCGGCCAGGGGAATTTGCCCCGGCGCAAGTCGCCAATAACCCACTGATTATTTTGGGCAGCACCGATTTGTTATATATTCGCGTCGATATTGATGAAAACGATGCCTGGCGGGTAAAGCCGAATACCAAGGCCCATGCCAGCCTGCGCGGCAACAAGCAAATCCAGACCGATTTGAAATTTGTGCGGATTGAACCTTATGTCGTGCCGAAAAAATCCCTGACGGGACAGAGCACCGAACGCGTGGATACACGCGTATTGCAGATCCTATATTCCTTCCCTAAAGGCGCGATGCAAGCCTATGTCGGGCAATTGGTGGATGTGCATATCGATGCCGGGAAGTAA
- a CDS encoding ABC transporter ATP-binding protein produces the protein MKDVAVRCHNLQKNFGSGETKVPALRGIELEIYKGELLMLVGPSGCGKTTLISVIAGILNRDDGECKVLGADYKNMSTRETTMFRGKNIGFVFQSFNLLPSLSAAENVAVPLLLQGMSQSKAIKKATEMLGEVGLGDRGRSLPGQLSGGQQQRVAIARALVHQPNIIVCDEPTSALDNQTGQKVIQLLKQTAANHNKTLIIVTHDNRIFQYADRIAQLDDGRVVKITTDYKEIIH, from the coding sequence ATGAAAGATGTAGCCGTCCGATGCCATAATCTGCAAAAAAACTTCGGCTCCGGAGAAACGAAGGTACCGGCGCTGCGCGGCATTGAACTGGAAATATACAAGGGTGAATTGTTGATGCTGGTCGGCCCGTCCGGTTGCGGCAAGACAACATTAATTTCGGTCATCGCCGGGATTCTTAACCGCGATGATGGCGAGTGCAAAGTATTAGGCGCGGACTATAAAAACATGAGCACGCGGGAAACCACCATGTTTCGCGGCAAAAATATTGGTTTCGTTTTTCAGTCGTTCAATTTATTGCCTTCGCTAAGCGCGGCGGAAAATGTGGCCGTTCCTTTATTGCTGCAAGGCATGTCCCAGTCCAAAGCGATAAAAAAAGCAACAGAAATGCTGGGTGAAGTTGGCCTTGGCGATCGTGGACGCAGCCTGCCCGGACAATTGTCCGGCGGCCAGCAGCAAAGGGTTGCTATTGCCCGGGCGCTGGTGCATCAGCCAAACATTATCGTTTGCGATGAACCCACATCGGCGCTGGACAATCAGACAGGGCAAAAAGTGATCCAATTGTTAAAACAAACCGCAGCCAATCACAACAAAACCTTGATTATCGTTACTCACGACAATAGGATTTTCCAATATGCCGACCGGATCGCGCAATTGGATGACGGACGGGTCGTGAAAATTACAACCGACTATAAAGAAATTATTCATTAG
- a CDS encoding FtsX-like permease family protein encodes MNLIALKMLMGDKLKYFSLIFGIAFATLLIAQQASIFLGLMYNTGASIRDTVGPYDLWVMDPEVQMSEEYKPLPDTALDRVRSVSGVEWAVPLMRIRTNCRLPDGKTVTCLMVGVDDATLVGGPAKMVQGKLTDLRRDQAIMVEIKELDRTLKLKPNPDGSQPVLQVGDSIDINDNQAIITGFFEVGRKFFWEPLIYTTYNRALSYAPKTRKMLTFILAKAKPGQNIQQVADNIQQTTGLKALTREQFQELTKQYVMTNTGILINFSISMALGFVIGLLVCGQILYNFTLDNLKYFATLKALGATNGRLFRIVATQVVVVGSMGYGIGLGAAALFGTLMSGSRLAFLMVWQIPVVAAGAISIICLLAGFLSLLKVLRQEPGIVFR; translated from the coding sequence ATGAATTTAATCGCACTGAAAATGCTGATGGGCGATAAATTAAAATATTTTTCGCTGATTTTCGGCATTGCCTTTGCGACCCTATTGATTGCGCAACAAGCATCCATTTTTCTTGGCCTAATGTACAATACCGGCGCGAGCATCCGCGATACGGTCGGCCCGTATGATTTATGGGTCATGGATCCCGAAGTGCAAATGAGCGAGGAATATAAACCCCTGCCCGATACCGCGCTCGACCGGGTGCGCAGCGTTTCCGGCGTTGAATGGGCGGTGCCATTAATGCGTATCCGCACCAATTGTCGCCTGCCCGATGGCAAAACCGTGACCTGCTTGATGGTGGGCGTCGATGATGCGACACTGGTGGGTGGCCCCGCCAAAATGGTGCAAGGCAAATTGACCGATTTGCGCCGCGATCAGGCTATTATGGTGGAAATAAAGGAATTGGATCGCACGTTGAAATTAAAACCGAATCCAGATGGGTCGCAGCCAGTTTTACAGGTCGGCGATTCGATTGACATCAATGACAACCAAGCGATTATTACCGGATTTTTCGAAGTGGGCCGGAAGTTTTTCTGGGAACCTTTGATTTATACCACTTATAACCGCGCGCTTTCCTATGCGCCAAAAACGCGTAAAATGCTGACCTTTATCCTGGCCAAGGCAAAACCGGGCCAAAATATTCAGCAAGTCGCCGACAACATTCAGCAAACCACCGGATTGAAAGCATTGACACGCGAACAATTCCAGGAACTGACCAAACAATATGTGATGACCAACACCGGCATTCTGATCAATTTTTCGATTTCGATGGCGCTTGGGTTTGTAATCGGTTTGTTGGTTTGCGGACAGATATTATACAATTTCACTTTGGATAATCTTAAATATTTTGCGACATTAAAGGCATTAGGCGCGACCAATGGACGGTTGTTCCGTATTGTGGCAACCCAAGTCGTTGTCGTCGGCAGCATGGGATACGGCATTGGGCTTGGGGCGGCGGCGCTATTCGGCACGCTGATGAGCGGTTCCCGCCTCGCCTTTTTAATGGTATGGCAAATTCCGGTTGTCGCCGCTGGCGCCATTTCCATAATTTGCCTGCTGGCCGGATTTTTGAGCCTGCTAAAAGTCTTGCGCCAGGAACCTGGCATAGTATTCCGGTGA
- a CDS encoding SDR family NAD(P)-dependent oxidoreductase: MKLLQDKIVLITGASRGIGRAVAVEFARQGARLILTGRDVPALEETDDLVQAAGGEATLVPLDLSKVEMIDTLAAELAKKFRRLDVFVGNAATLGILGPLHDTKPRDFTNVMTVNVHANWRLLRAMHGGLLSSKAGRVIFTTSGVTEFNPAYWGAYNISKSALESLAHTYANEVASTNIRVNLVDPGAVRTQMRAEAFPGENPMTLPPPESIAPLYVQLALDSCTSNGKKYYAHKDIKAA; encoded by the coding sequence ATGAAACTTCTTCAGGATAAAATTGTTTTGATCACCGGCGCATCGCGCGGGATCGGCCGCGCCGTTGCGGTGGAATTTGCCCGTCAAGGCGCACGGTTGATTTTAACCGGGCGCGATGTTCCTGCGCTGGAAGAAACGGACGACCTGGTGCAAGCGGCAGGCGGCGAGGCAACCTTGGTGCCGCTGGATTTATCCAAAGTTGAAATGATCGACACGCTGGCGGCGGAATTGGCCAAAAAATTCCGTCGGCTGGATGTGTTTGTCGGCAATGCCGCGACGCTGGGTATCCTGGGTCCCTTGCACGATACAAAACCGCGCGATTTCACCAATGTTATGACCGTGAATGTGCACGCCAATTGGCGTTTATTACGCGCAATGCACGGCGGCTTATTATCATCGAAAGCCGGACGGGTTATTTTCACCACCAGCGGCGTGACCGAATTCAATCCCGCCTATTGGGGCGCGTATAATATCAGCAAATCGGCGCTGGAATCGCTGGCCCACACTTACGCCAACGAAGTCGCCAGCACCAATATTCGTGTTAACCTCGTCGATCCAGGCGCGGTGCGTACCCAAATGCGGGCCGAGGCGTTTCCGGGCGAGAATCCGATGACTTTGCCACCGCCCGAATCCATCGCCCCCCTTTATGTGCAATTGGCGCTGGATTCTTGCACCAGCAATGGTAAAAAATACTACGCGCACAAGGATATCAAAGCCGCCTAG
- a CDS encoding amidophosphoribosyltransferase: MTLDLDKFTTNPFDDDKFKDECGLFGIFNHGDASAHTALGLHALQHRGQEAVGIVSFDGKKFHATRALGHVADNFGSESAIAELPGNNCVGHVRYATTGDVIMRNVQPFFAELDFGGFVLAHNGNLTNALEIKKELVKQGAIFQSTTDSEVVIHLIALSKKESIIDRVIDACRKITGAYSLVMMNKEAVIGVRDPNGVRPLVLGKLGDSHILCSETVALDIIGAEFIRDVKPGEMVIITKSGVRSLMPLPQNTPRFCIFEYVYFARPDSTIDGRNVYAARKAIGAILAQESPIEADMVIPVPDSGVPAAIGYATESKIAYDMGIIRNHYVGRTFIEPTDKIRHLGVKLKHNANVQHIKGKRVILVDDSIVRGTTSKKIVEMIRAAGASEVHMRIASPPTMNPCFYGIATPDRKDLIAAQYPVEEIRKMIKADSLAFISIDGLYRAMGEAGRNNKMPQFCDACFSGEYPIALTDYEPKKAKGAADDSNLPLLREMA, translated from the coding sequence ATGACATTGGATTTAGACAAATTCACCACCAATCCTTTTGATGACGACAAGTTCAAGGATGAGTGCGGTCTGTTCGGCATTTTCAATCATGGCGACGCATCGGCCCATACCGCGCTTGGCCTGCATGCTTTGCAGCACCGAGGCCAGGAAGCCGTCGGTATCGTTTCTTTCGATGGCAAAAAATTCCATGCTACCCGCGCGCTAGGCCATGTCGCCGACAATTTCGGCAGCGAGTCTGCAATTGCCGAATTGCCCGGTAATAATTGCGTCGGCCATGTGCGCTACGCAACGACCGGCGATGTAATCATGCGCAACGTCCAGCCATTTTTCGCTGAACTTGATTTTGGCGGATTTGTACTGGCGCATAATGGCAATCTGACCAACGCCCTCGAAATTAAAAAAGAATTGGTAAAACAAGGTGCGATTTTCCAATCCACCACCGACAGCGAAGTGGTGATCCATTTAATCGCCCTGTCGAAAAAAGAATCTATTATTGACCGCGTGATTGATGCTTGCCGTAAAATTACCGGCGCTTATTCGCTGGTAATGATGAATAAAGAAGCCGTGATCGGCGTGCGCGATCCAAACGGCGTGCGTCCGCTGGTTTTAGGCAAATTGGGCGATTCGCACATTTTGTGTTCGGAAACCGTGGCGCTGGATATTATCGGCGCGGAATTTATTCGCGACGTAAAACCGGGCGAGATGGTGATTATCACCAAATCCGGCGTGCGGTCATTGATGCCGCTGCCGCAAAATACCCCGCGATTCTGTATTTTTGAATATGTCTATTTTGCCCGTCCGGATTCCACTATCGACGGGCGAAATGTTTATGCGGCGCGCAAGGCAATCGGGGCCATTCTCGCGCAAGAATCCCCTATCGAAGCCGACATGGTTATCCCGGTTCCCGATTCCGGCGTTCCCGCCGCCATCGGTTATGCCACCGAATCGAAAATCGCATACGACATGGGCATTATCCGCAATCACTATGTTGGCCGTACCTTTATCGAACCGACCGATAAAATCCGCCATTTGGGCGTTAAATTGAAACACAACGCCAACGTGCAGCATATCAAGGGCAAGCGCGTAATTCTGGTGGACGATTCCATCGTGCGCGGTACCACATCTAAAAAAATCGTCGAAATGATCCGCGCCGCCGGCGCCAGCGAGGTGCATATGCGTATCGCATCGCCGCCGACCATGAACCCGTGTTTTTATGGCATCGCCACCCCGGACCGCAAGGATTTGATCGCCGCGCAATACCCGGTCGAGGAAATCCGTAAAATGATCAAGGCCGACAGTTTGGCGTTTATTTCCATCGATGGCCTGTACCGCGCGATGGGCGAAGCCGGCCGCAATAACAAAATGCCGCAATTTTGCGATGCTTGTTTCAGCGGCGAATACCCAATCGCCTTGACCGATTACGAACCAAAAAAAGCAAAAGGCGCAGCGGATGATTCCAACCTGCCTTTGTTGCGCGAGATGGCGTAA